Proteins encoded within one genomic window of Sorex araneus isolate mSorAra2 chromosome 9, mSorAra2.pri, whole genome shotgun sequence:
- the C9H1orf100 gene encoding uncharacterized protein C1orf100 homolog — protein MTSIRLRKFVDQRPMTLPSLFIPHQGKDIKGYLPGQLARFHLDYSRQESPRYHGNLSIPAPRTTQYQPEFDQQTLIRYIIFQRHSKPVEPWYRETSYQRDYSLPFYSFGGYMGNEKTYKDFTRKILQLIPQSLTLSARLLVLLTVQLDLSSRDITLGSTDNRKYDHESADYEASAEKYSWVIP, from the exons ATGACTTCCATCCGGCTGAGGAAATTTGTTGACCAGCGCCCAATGACCTTACCAAG TTTATTTATTCCTCATCAAGGAAAGGACATCAAAGGCTACCTCCCTGGACAgctggcaagatttcatcttgaTTATAGCAGACAGGAATCTCCCAG ATATCACGGAAACTTGTcaattccagccccaagaactacTCAGTATCAACCTGAATTTGACCAACAAACTCTCATTCGATATATTATCTTCCAAAGACATTCGAAGCCTGTCGAACCATGGTATAGAGAAACGTCTTACCAAAGAGACTATTCCCTGCCATTTTATTCATTTG GAGGTTACATGGGAAATGAAAAAACATATAAGGACTTTACAAGAAAGATATTACAACTAATTccacagtctctcactctgtctgcAAGATTGTTGGTACTTCTGACAGTACAACTAGATTTAAGCAGTAGAGATATCACGTTGGGATCTACAGACAATAGAAAATATGATCATGAAAGTGCAGACTATGAAGCATCAGCTGAGAAATATAGCTGGGTAATCCCTTAG